The Acropora palmata chromosome 10, jaAcrPala1.3, whole genome shotgun sequence genome contains a region encoding:
- the LOC141894648 gene encoding gastric triacylglycerol lipase-like isoform X1, whose translation MLAKFLAVFFSLFFITETEASELQLKYRPNLPEANMNVIQMIRYYGYPAEEYTVKTDDGYLLNIHRIPPGEKRVQQDCSSGSRSVVFLQHGLLSTSSDWITNLPNQSLGFILADAGFDVWMGNVRGNTYGLHHIKFPLHSDQFWNFSWDEIARYDIPAMLKFVIRMTSQSSLYYVGYSQGTTIAFAEFSKNKIVAKMVKTFFALAPVTTVGNTKGATRLLSNFSPLIKDFFKSFDVRDFLPSNSASKWLAQDICSKEDFRRLCSNALFLIAGFDKEQLNETRLPVYLSHTPGGTSAKNILHWLQMIKSRKFQMYDYGWLRNLKRYGQLTPPKYNVSAMTVSVAVYWAQNDWLADPTDVRALLLQLPNKLYDKYITKWNHMDFIWGMDAATRVYKDIIKKMRTC comes from the exons ATGTTAGCGAAATTTCTTgctgtgtttttttcgttattcTTCATAACCGAGACCGAGGCTTCCGAACTTCAGTTGAAGTATCGACCCAATTTACCGGAAGcaaacatgaatgtg ATCCAAATGATTCGTTACTATGGTTACCCAGCGGAAGAGTATACCGTTAAAACGGACGATGGTTACCTTCTAAACATCCACAGAATACCACCGGGTGAGAAGCGGGTCCAACAAGATTGCAGCTCAGGTTCACGGTCGGTGGTGTTCCTACAGCATGGTCTGCTGAGTACTTCGTCAGACTGGATCACCAACTTACCCAACCAAAGCCTTGGCTTCATTTTGGCTGATGCGGGGTTTGATGTTTGGATGGGAAATGTGCGAGGAAATACCTATGGCCTTCATCATATCAAGTTCCCGCTGCATTCGGAtcagttttggaattttag CTGGGATGAAATAGCCCGCTATGACATTCCTGCCATGCTGAAATTTGTGATCAGGATGACGTCACAATCCTCGTTATACTACGTTGGTTATTCACAAGGAACGACAATAGCTTTTGCAGAGTTCTCGAAGAATAAAATCGTTGCCAAGATGGTGAAAACGTTCTTTGCTCTTGCACCAGTCACAACCGTGGGAAACACGAAGGGCGCGACCAGATTATTGAGCAACTTTTCACCTTTAATAAAG GATTTTTTCAAGAGTTTTGATGTCCGTGATTTCCTTCCTTCGAATTCTGCAAGTAAATGGCTGGCTCAAGATATCTGTTCCAAGGAAGACTTTAGGAGGCTTTGTTCCAACGCTTTGTTCCTGATTGCCGGGTTCGATAAGGAACAATTGAACGAG ACTCGACTGCCAGTTTATTTATCACACACACCAGGAGGGACCTCTGCCAAGAACATCCTCCACTGGCTTCAG ATGATTAAGTCgagaaaatttcaaatgtaTGATTACGGTTGGTTAAGAAACCTGAAGAGATATGGACAG CTCACCCCACCCAAATACAATGTGTCCGCCATGACAGTCTCAGTGGCTGTGTACTGGGCGCAAAATGATTGGCTGGCTGATCCTACTGACGTGCGAGCTCTGCTACTACAGTTGCCGAACAAACTGTATGACAAGTATATCACCAAGTGGAATCATATGGATTTCATTTGGGGTATGGACGCCGCAACAAGAGTTTATAAAGACATCATCAAAAAAATGAGGACATGCTAG
- the LOC141894648 gene encoding gastric triacylglycerol lipase-like isoform X2, translating to MIRYYGYPAEEYTVKTDDGYLLNIHRIPPGEKRVQQDCSSGSRSVVFLQHGLLSTSSDWITNLPNQSLGFILADAGFDVWMGNVRGNTYGLHHIKFPLHSDQFWNFSWDEIARYDIPAMLKFVIRMTSQSSLYYVGYSQGTTIAFAEFSKNKIVAKMVKTFFALAPVTTVGNTKGATRLLSNFSPLIKDFFKSFDVRDFLPSNSASKWLAQDICSKEDFRRLCSNALFLIAGFDKEQLNETRLPVYLSHTPGGTSAKNILHWLQMIKSRKFQMYDYGWLRNLKRYGQLTPPKYNVSAMTVSVAVYWAQNDWLADPTDVRALLLQLPNKLYDKYITKWNHMDFIWGMDAATRVYKDIIKKMRTC from the exons ATGATTCGTTACTATGGTTACCCAGCGGAAGAGTATACCGTTAAAACGGACGATGGTTACCTTCTAAACATCCACAGAATACCACCGGGTGAGAAGCGGGTCCAACAAGATTGCAGCTCAGGTTCACGGTCGGTGGTGTTCCTACAGCATGGTCTGCTGAGTACTTCGTCAGACTGGATCACCAACTTACCCAACCAAAGCCTTGGCTTCATTTTGGCTGATGCGGGGTTTGATGTTTGGATGGGAAATGTGCGAGGAAATACCTATGGCCTTCATCATATCAAGTTCCCGCTGCATTCGGAtcagttttggaattttag CTGGGATGAAATAGCCCGCTATGACATTCCTGCCATGCTGAAATTTGTGATCAGGATGACGTCACAATCCTCGTTATACTACGTTGGTTATTCACAAGGAACGACAATAGCTTTTGCAGAGTTCTCGAAGAATAAAATCGTTGCCAAGATGGTGAAAACGTTCTTTGCTCTTGCACCAGTCACAACCGTGGGAAACACGAAGGGCGCGACCAGATTATTGAGCAACTTTTCACCTTTAATAAAG GATTTTTTCAAGAGTTTTGATGTCCGTGATTTCCTTCCTTCGAATTCTGCAAGTAAATGGCTGGCTCAAGATATCTGTTCCAAGGAAGACTTTAGGAGGCTTTGTTCCAACGCTTTGTTCCTGATTGCCGGGTTCGATAAGGAACAATTGAACGAG ACTCGACTGCCAGTTTATTTATCACACACACCAGGAGGGACCTCTGCCAAGAACATCCTCCACTGGCTTCAG ATGATTAAGTCgagaaaatttcaaatgtaTGATTACGGTTGGTTAAGAAACCTGAAGAGATATGGACAG CTCACCCCACCCAAATACAATGTGTCCGCCATGACAGTCTCAGTGGCTGTGTACTGGGCGCAAAATGATTGGCTGGCTGATCCTACTGACGTGCGAGCTCTGCTACTACAGTTGCCGAACAAACTGTATGACAAGTATATCACCAAGTGGAATCATATGGATTTCATTTGGGGTATGGACGCCGCAACAAGAGTTTATAAAGACATCATCAAAAAAATGAGGACATGCTAG